CCCAGGAGCTCCACTTTATCGACTCGCCGGCGAACTCCACGAAGGTCTGCATCAGGAACCTCGGCCGGGAGTAGCGGCGGTGCACGATGCGCTTCTTGCCGCTGCTCTGGGTAACGGGGGCGACCCCGCTGTAGCGCTGCAGGGCCTCGCGGCTGGAGTAGCGGGAGCGGTCCTCGCCCATGGCCGAGAGCAGCCGCGGCCCTAGAGCCGGACCGGCTCCGGGAAGGCTGTCGAAGATCGGCTTGTCCTCCGACTCGGCGTAGCGCCGGGCCAGCTCCTGGTCGTATCTCGCGATGGCCCTCGAGCAGGCCTCGATGTGGTCCAGGCAGCTGGAGATTCGAAGCTCCATGACGTCCATGATCGCGGGGTCGTCGGTCAGGACGACGGACTCGGCCACCACCCGCAGGCGCTCCTCGATCACGTCCCTGCGCGAGCAGTGGGAGCTGCGGTAGAAGGCCGCCATCTCCTCGGGGTCCGCCTCGCGGGCCGCCTGCAGCGAGGGCCAGCGGCGAAGGAAGCCTATCGCCATGGGGGCGTGCAAGTCCCTGCCCAGCAGCGCCAGGGCCTGCGGGAAGCTGCTTTTTAGCAGCGACTTGAGGCGGTTGCACTGCTCGACCTGCCGGTCGACCTCCCCGCGGCGGGCCTTGGAGAGCGAGTCGATCCTGCGCATGGCCGCGCTGTCCAGCCGGTGGGCCCGGAGCTTGTCGCGGTGCGAGGCCAGCAGCTGGGCGAGGACCTCGCAGTCCAGCAGGTCGCTCTTGGCCCCGGAGCCGTTGAAGGCCTTGCGGAAGCGGGCCGGCACGC
The window above is part of the Pelagicoccus enzymogenes genome. Proteins encoded here:
- a CDS encoding IS110 family transposase, producing the protein MKEKPLDFAIGIDRSDATLDVCLASLRAGSSPRFDKLANSPDELGAWLARLRSEHPEARVAVAFEMPAPDLVAFLCPRGWLEVYALNPSVPARFRKAFNGSGAKSDLLDCEVLAQLLASHRDKLRAHRLDSAAMRRIDSLSKARRGEVDRQVEQCNRLKSLLKSSFPQALALLGRDLHAPMAIGFLRRWPSLQAAREADPEEMAAFYRSSHCSRRDVIEERLRVVAESVVLTDDPAIMDVMELRISSCLDHIEACSRAIARYDQELARRYAESEDKPIFDSLPGAGPALGPRLLSAMGEDRSRYSSREALQRYSGVAPVTQSSGKKRIVHRRYSRPRFLMQTFVEFAGESIKWSSWASAFWRMKKAAGMTYNCAMRELAYKWQRIIYRMWKTRTAYDEGLYIERLKAKGSPICAYLQDSMKN